Proteins co-encoded in one Medicago truncatula cultivar Jemalong A17 chromosome 8, MtrunA17r5.0-ANR, whole genome shotgun sequence genomic window:
- the LOC11406559 gene encoding uncharacterized protein isoform X2 produces MTMNTHQAPNYPLSLSTSPFFFLRSEVKMNCYYGYPQMNTMTSSYEEVRMEPVVCPKPRRLGLSNHHQSSINNHIRPLSYQSEIEDSGVGAELLEIIHPKASCYPERSAAANLLASSPPYFIGSPPSRASNPVIQDEQFGNGNFSSPFTMVASPSPSARGCGVPMKFGNTPAAVRIEGFDCLRRDRRSNCSISAVA; encoded by the exons ATGACTATGAATACCCACCAAGCACCCAACtatcctctttctctttcaaccTCTCCTTTCTTCTTTCTTAG ATCtgaagtgaagatgaattgctaCTATGGATATCCACAGATGAACACAATGACAAGTAGCTATGAGGAGGTGAGGATGGAACCAGTGGTTTGTCCTAAGCCACGTAGGTTGGGTCTATCAAACCATCATCAATCTTCCATCAACAACCATATCAGACCCTTGAG CTACCAATCTGAAATTGAAGATTCAGGAGTTGGGGCAGAACTTCTTGAAATCATCCATCCCAAG GCAAGTTGCTATCCAGAGAGATCGGCAGCGGCTAATTTGTTGGCATCGTCGCCTCCATATTTCATTGGATCTCCACCAAGCAGGGCCTCTAACCCTGTAATCCAAGATGAGCAATTTGGTAATGGGAATTTTAGTAGTCCATTTACCATGGTGGCGTCGCCTTCGCCATCGGCTCGAGGATGTGGAGTTCCGATGAAATTCGGCAACACCCCAGCTGCTGTTAGGATTGAAGGTTTTGACTGTCTTAGAAGAGATAGGAGGAGCAACTGTAGTATCTCTGCTGTTGCCTAA
- the LOC11406559 gene encoding uncharacterized protein isoform X1 yields MTMNTHQAPNYPLSLSTSPFFFLRSEVKMNCYYGYPQMNTMTSSYEEVRMEPVVCPKPRRLGLSNHHQSSINNHIRPLRCPISYQSEIEDSGVGAELLEIIHPKASCYPERSAAANLLASSPPYFIGSPPSRASNPVIQDEQFGNGNFSSPFTMVASPSPSARGCGVPMKFGNTPAAVRIEGFDCLRRDRRSNCSISAVA; encoded by the exons ATGACTATGAATACCCACCAAGCACCCAACtatcctctttctctttcaaccTCTCCTTTCTTCTTTCTTAG ATCtgaagtgaagatgaattgctaCTATGGATATCCACAGATGAACACAATGACAAGTAGCTATGAGGAGGTGAGGATGGAACCAGTGGTTTGTCCTAAGCCACGTAGGTTGGGTCTATCAAACCATCATCAATCTTCCATCAACAACCATATCAGACCCTTGAGGTGCCCCATTAG CTACCAATCTGAAATTGAAGATTCAGGAGTTGGGGCAGAACTTCTTGAAATCATCCATCCCAAG GCAAGTTGCTATCCAGAGAGATCGGCAGCGGCTAATTTGTTGGCATCGTCGCCTCCATATTTCATTGGATCTCCACCAAGCAGGGCCTCTAACCCTGTAATCCAAGATGAGCAATTTGGTAATGGGAATTTTAGTAGTCCATTTACCATGGTGGCGTCGCCTTCGCCATCGGCTCGAGGATGTGGAGTTCCGATGAAATTCGGCAACACCCCAGCTGCTGTTAGGATTGAAGGTTTTGACTGTCTTAGAAGAGATAGGAGGAGCAACTGTAGTATCTCTGCTGTTGCCTAA
- the LOC11406559 gene encoding uncharacterized protein isoform X3, translating into MNTMTSSYEEVRMEPVVCPKPRRLGLSNHHQSSINNHIRPLRCPISYQSEIEDSGVGAELLEIIHPKASCYPERSAAANLLASSPPYFIGSPPSRASNPVIQDEQFGNGNFSSPFTMVASPSPSARGCGVPMKFGNTPAAVRIEGFDCLRRDRRSNCSISAVA; encoded by the exons ATGAACACAATGACAAGTAGCTATGAGGAGGTGAGGATGGAACCAGTGGTTTGTCCTAAGCCACGTAGGTTGGGTCTATCAAACCATCATCAATCTTCCATCAACAACCATATCAGACCCTTGAGGTGCCCCATTAG CTACCAATCTGAAATTGAAGATTCAGGAGTTGGGGCAGAACTTCTTGAAATCATCCATCCCAAG GCAAGTTGCTATCCAGAGAGATCGGCAGCGGCTAATTTGTTGGCATCGTCGCCTCCATATTTCATTGGATCTCCACCAAGCAGGGCCTCTAACCCTGTAATCCAAGATGAGCAATTTGGTAATGGGAATTTTAGTAGTCCATTTACCATGGTGGCGTCGCCTTCGCCATCGGCTCGAGGATGTGGAGTTCCGATGAAATTCGGCAACACCCCAGCTGCTGTTAGGATTGAAGGTTTTGACTGTCTTAGAAGAGATAGGAGGAGCAACTGTAGTATCTCTGCTGTTGCCTAA